In the genome of Lactuca sativa cultivar Salinas chromosome 3, Lsat_Salinas_v11, whole genome shotgun sequence, the window agatccttggagttctaagatcggagaggcttaaagccaagttctccaaatgtgatttctggttacgagaggttcagtttttgggacacctcgtcaaccagaatgggatattggtcgatcctgccaagattgaggcagtcatgaggtagaggtgtcgagatcacccaccgagatcaggagctttctgggtttggccggctattatcggagatttattaaggacatcttcaagatcgccgtgccactcaccaagttgacccagaagggtgttgcattttcttggggtccggagcagcagacctcgttcgagacacttcgccagaaattatgcgaagccccagtgttagccctttggaaagggatggaggatttcgtggtatattgtgatgcattgaTATCcgaattgggagcggtgcttatgcagagggggcatgtgatagcatatgcatcgaggcagcttaagcctcatgagtcgaggtatcccactcatgatctggaattgggagcgatagtgttcgctctcaagatctggtgtcactatctgtatggggttcggagtacgatatacatggaccacaagagcttaaagtatttgatggatcagcccaacctgaatatgcgccagaggaggtggttggatgtggtaaaggattatgattgtgagatcctgtaccatctgggaaaggctaatgttgtagctgaggCTTTGaaccgtagggcggagagcgccccgttTCGAGACGTTTgtttgaggttgacagtgatgacttcggtgttggacaccattcgtggggcccaagcggaggccgtgagaccggagaaccgtaaaagagagcgggtgatcgggcagatatcagagtttgttaccgatagtcgaggacttatgaccttccagggtcgggtttgggtaccatttgtgggcggaacgcataccgtcttgatggaggaggcgcataagtcgaagttctcgatccaccccggggccactaagatgtatttggacctgaagaaggagtattggtggccctgtatgaagagggatgttgcatggttcgtagagagatgcttgacctgtcgcaaggttaaggccgagcaccaacatccgcatggtaagctgcagctattagaggttcccgagtggaagtggaagtagattaccatggactttatcaccaaattttcCAAGGACTGCTAGAGGTgtcgacgcaatttgggtgattgtggacaggttgacgaagagcgctcactttcttgctatcagtgagagctctactactgagaggctggcagagctgtatgtgagggaggtggtatcacgacatggagttccgatctcgatggtttcagatcgagatgtgcgatttacttccaggttttggaagaagtttcatgaggagttgggtacgaggctgcatttcagtaccgcataccacccacagacggacgggcagagtgaccctacgattcagacactcgaagacatgcttcgggcgtgtgtattggatttcgacggaagttgggacacgtatttgcccttatatgagttttcctacaataacaaccatcattcgagcattggcatgccactttttgagctgttgtataggaggaggtgtcggacccccatatgctggggagaagtagggcaacacgtgatgggtagtacggagattgttcttcagacgtcagagcagatccagcaggtcaggcagaggttgttgaccgctcagagttgccaaaagagttatgcggacaggtgaCGAtctgagcttgagttccaggtcggcgatttcgtgctcctgaaggtatctccttggaaaggagtgacccgattcaggaagagggacaAGCTGGGACcctggtatattgggccatttagggtgatcgcaagggtgggcaaggtagcgtatcgcttggagctaccagAATTGGactagattcatgataccttccacgtgtcgcagctgaggaagtgtattgccgatgagtcggcagtggtactgttagaggatatccaggtggacgcaagtctgaattatgctgagaagcTGATCGCAATCTTGGATCGAAGGATcagggttttgaggaacaaggaagtgcctctggttcaagtccagtggcaacatcgaaagggtctgagctgacctgggagccggagtcggagatgcgggagcagcatccggagctgtTCACAgcaagagacttcgagggcgaagtctggttctagtgtgggagaattgtaacagcacGAAATCCAGGTTAGCATTATAACCCTTTTTATTTTGGAGAATTGGCTAGTTAGTCCCTTATAGTGGAAGGTGTAGTGggtgagtacgctaggcgtactgggGGTACGCCGCGTgtactcgcgcgcttaatttGTACGCAGGtcatccgggtacgctgggcgtacccaaacttacgtcgggcgtaatcggtccagatgcaaaaccctaagtGATGAccttgcactataaaaggaacgtgtagtcctttgccctagccaccatacaCCATTGAGAGAGTCCTTGAAGAGCTGAGATTCGTGctttagcttgtgtgtgagtTTTTGAGCTTGAGGTTgtcttttcaaggtgaagaaggagaagaaggaacccttgttggagctagaagttgaagagcaagtgtagatccgagttctTCTGTGGTTGGAGatccttcctgaggtaaaaagctcaaagttttccttgttcttcatgagttttgctttttggaccattttaggtttttttggttcaaagttggagactttttgtgcaaagagtctccatgagcttagatctgaccttttctaGTGTATTACATGTtgaggagtcataaaaatcgagtcttggacgtggatcttatggcatgcatgagttatagtctcattatggaaagaggaaaggtgttttgagctcaaagtgacctttacagccatgcaaaggcttaaaggcttcaactttatggattaagtcatatTAGAAGGGTCAGATCTGAATTTTGGATGaaagtcttaaccgtttaagacctatATGAGATGGATGTGGAAACTGAGCATTACgctaatcccagtacgcgccgtgTAAGGGGCTGCGTACCCCGTTTCTGGAATGcaagagtacgccctgcgtactgcttgctgttgacttttgttgacttttagggtttggttaactTAAGTGCAAATAAGTCTAGTAAGGGGTAAAATCGTCTTTTACCTCCATTGAGAGTGATTTGAGGAAAAGGTCTAGCCCTAGGGATTATGTTGATGACATGAGATTATCTCATAtgactaggcggaggctaggtcttATTTCGCTGAGTTCGAGGATTTCGGGTTACTgagttacacgaggtgagtcttctcacgatACGTTACCTAGAATGGTATTATATGTTGAAcatagggtcttatgtgttatgtatgagattatgtgctatatgttatatgtatgttgtatgatgttatagactggGCCGGAggatccaacgagctatgaccggaccagagggtccaaagagctacgggactggagggtcccgctgagacacatcgaccggagggtcgtattatagcctcgagtggcgtatgtatTGTAtgcgatattttggggaactcactaagcatttatgcttacagttgttgtgttatgtgtttcaagtactagcgatgaccgtggaaaggcaccGGCGTGACCCGTACACcctagagagaggatttgattttatgatcttgggatatgttatgtttcaataACTACTGTTGGATATTTTTGAGAACATTTTTATGTGAAtttggttgatgaaaaatgaaaattttgttttgaaaattacgttgttacactgATGGTCTTTATATGGAATGTCATGCGCTCCCCCTATGGTCTGACATCTAATTGTCgtgggctccccccggggtcttccatgcgaGTATCATAGAGACAaatatcataccacataacacataatgcgctggaattggtgccttcgacccatggatatagtgagaagactcacctcgcgctACTGAATCATACATAAACACTCTTGGCTGCTGGCTGGCAGATCCATGAACTGTCAATagcaaaacaacacccaattaacaattgggttaCAATCCATAACCATAACTCCATAcctggggtaaaaagaccattttagccTAACCTAGCCTTGCCCAAATCTAAGACCCAAACTAacaatctaaaaggcccaaaGGCCAATTAATCAaccaatggcctaattttccaaattgggcccaaaccccttacattgGGCTTACCATAAGGACCAACCATTCATTCTAGTCCAAAACACTTTGTATTCCAATGGCCGATTAATAACTTAAACACTCAAGCCCAAAACACAAAAAACTACTCGTGGCCCAAATTATGGCCCaagtttccaaattgggcccaatgcCCTTCGCGGGCCTTCTCAAACTCACAATCAGACCAAAACCTGATGGCCCAACAGGATCCAAGACAAATAAGCCCAACAGATGGCCCATACTGACATGATCTGATTAATGATGTTTTGTTCGACATATTTAGGCATGCTAGATTTTTGCCAAAAAAGAGGCACCTATGAACTTTCCAACTGACCCACTAGAAGGAAGATTAACACTTAAACCAACTTATGTTTTAGTTTTATATGAGATGGAGGAAAGCATGCATGCGTGGCTCTAATAGAGGTTTCCCTTCTTGTAGGTTTAAGTGGTGGGGTTTTCATTGTGAGATAAGCTGCTTTAATAGATACATCATGGAAAGTGACAAAACATGAGAAAACGTGCATGAAAAATCAACATATATTTATACCTTTTTCATTTGACACTTTTCTGTTTCCTTATTTTAGATGCTGTAGAGCTCTTCAATAGAATCTAACGAGTCATGTATTTTAATATTATGACCCCAAGATCTATGgatcttgttgttgttgttgtttattgttttgtCATCCAAAAAGGAGTTGTAACACAACTTGTTGCTCGTTTAACCGCTACGTCTATGTAAAACTTTTATTAGAATTAGTAAATATCTTTGGAGtatgtaattaaaaaaaaaagttaaagatgTATAAAAAATTAACACTAAAAGGGTGTTTGACAaaacttatttaaaataactttaaCCTTTTAATTTATAGCGGTAAgggtgagcatggtgcggtttggtgcggttttAAGGCCAAACCGAACCGCAAACCGTATGGTGCGGTTTTTACCTTCTTAAAACCGTTGGGTGCGGTTTTGCAGCGGTTCGGTTTTAAGGTTTTTAAATGCGGTTTCGGTTTTAAACCATGTCTAAACTTTGATGCagtttttttatgtttattgGTACGTTTTTTTTTAAAGCGTAAGAACATGTGACTACTCTCACAAACTAATTAACAATCGAAGGTTGGTTAACTTTGTCTTAATTTGTTACAATCTTATTACACATATCGATTAGTACGTTTGGTTAACAATAGAAAATTTGTTTTGCACCCCATATAGTCTTACACAAAAACAAAGtaaacatataataaatatattatcgtttataagtattttaaataacatgtatataatatatattaattgatTTAGTAATATACATGCttgcggtgcggttcggttttgATGGACCagttttttgaataaaaaccgcaccgcaccgttgACCTTCGGTTTTTGCAAAAATTAAATCCGCACCATTGGTTTTTGCAccggtttcggtttttcggttgcgGTTTTACCGGTTTTTCTTTAGTCGGTTCGGTTTTTGTTCACCCCTATATAATGGTATCAAAACggagtttttaaaaaaatgattgaCTAAGTTTATCTGATATCAAATCACTATAAACTTATTAACTTATAGCATATTTTGTGTCGATATAGGTTTAGGTTAAAGGATATATTTATCAATTTTTCTGAATGGTGAAATAAATAGTTTTTGATAAGTAAATGATAAGTGATTTATCAAAAAAATGACTTGTTAAAGGTTCCAAATAGCTATAGACTCTTTTTTAAAAAGCTtttacaaaaacatttttttttgactCATATCCATATAAACccgataataaattaaaaaactcattttttacaGTTTTGTGGAACAccctttaataataataaaaaattaaaatttaaacagAACAAAGACCAAAAGAAATATATACAATTTAGTCGTTTTCTAATGTAAacttaattaatcaattatttggAGATTGAAAGAAACTATTAAGCTTCCGGGCAGACGGGCAGAAGTCATAACCGTCAGGCTGTCCAATGGCAAATAGCCACGTCATCAGGAAACTCCGATTTGTAGACTGTAGGTTTGAGTGGTCTCCTCATTTATCTATTCATTGTACTAAGTCAACTAATTTAATGGGAATGAGGTGCCAATGCACACTTTTACTTTTTGCAAGTGTCCAACTCCACCTCCTTCTTTTATCTTCAAAACACTATGGCGATTCCTTACCTATTGGAGACCTGATTCCTCTTTTCTTGTATAAATTCCCTTAAATTAAGTTGCGTTTCAATTAGAAATCACATATTCTATCGCGTTTTTTGTGGAATTGTTTCTAGATATGGAAGATGAATATGCAAAACTTATCAGGAGGATGAATCCACCAAGGTACTGCAAATATACGCTTCCTTTCTCTTCTAATTTCAATAAAATTGTTCTCGAATTTTGATTGCTCAATCTGGATCTTGTATATTTGTTTGGTGATTACGTAATTGAATCACTTGCTACGAGAATTTCTCTGAGATTGTACCTCCTTGGTTGTTTTTctgttattttattatatatgcaGATGATTCTAGCGTGTGATTTGAGTTTACATGCTAAGTTTGTCTGTATTTAACTATTGGAACACATTAACAGAAtgattttgtaaatttacttaaTTAAGTTTTCTTGATTTGACCCCTATTAGATCTGAAGTGTTAGTTTTCCGTGTGAGTGAGTGCGTGTCTCTTCCTAATTTAAGTTCATATATTGTTATCGCAGAGTTACAATCGACAACAACTCTTCTCCGGATGCAACAGTTATCCAGGTATGTGACTAGTTTGTTGTACGATACTTTCAGTTTCAGAAACCCTCGACTCGATTCAACTCTTTCAAGTTATTCCTCTCCATGCTCTGTATGTTAGGTCGAAAGTGTTAATAAGCATGGTATTCTACTCGAAGTTGTCCAAGTTCTTTCAGATTTAGATCTCGTCATCACAAAAGCCTACATCTCATCAGATggaggatggttcatggatggtACGTTATTTTTTATTCTTCTTCACGTCACTGCATCAAATTAGAATCTGAATAACTTTTTACGCCATTTCCATCTGGATTCTCTTTCTCCCTACAGTATCTGATCCTATTTCTTTGATTTTGACAATCCACAGTTTTCAATGTTATTAACCCTGACGGAAGCAAAATTAAAGATGAAGGTGTTGTCAACTACATAAAAAAGGTAAGCATCTTTTCTACTTCTACCCCTTCTGAAGCCACTTGTATATATAATATATCAAGTATCTTGGAATAAAAGCTCACTATGTAATGCTTCTTCCATTACAGGTGCTTGAAAGTGATGCTTTTTATGTCCCTTCATTAACTGGTTCAGTTGGATTAAAGCCTTCTGAAGATTACACAGTAATAGAACTAGCTGGAATAGACAGACCTGGACTATTATCAGAAGTATCTGCAGTTCTCACAAATCTTGGATGTAATGTAGTCAATGCTGAAATATGGACTCACAATGCAAGAGCTGCAGCTGTTGTACATGTCACAGATGAGAAAACAAAAACTGCAGTTGAAGATCCTAAAAGACTCTCAACTATTAAGAAACTTCTGTGTAATGTTCTTAAGGGGAACAATGACTTGAAGACTGGTAAAATGACGCTTTCGACCCCGGGGTTTACGCATAGGGAGAGAAGATTGCATCAGATTATGTTTGCTGAGAGGGATTATGAGAATGTTGGAAGGGTAGAACAGGAAGAAAAGGAGAATAGATGGAGGCCACAGGTTAGTGTGTTGGATTGTGCTGAGAAGGATTACACGGTTATTACTATGAGGTGTAGGGATCGACCAAAGCTTTTGTTTGATATAATCTGCACGTTGACTGATATGCAATATGTTGTGTTTCATGGAGTAGTTCATACAGGGAAAATGGAGGCTTATCAGGTATTTTAGTTTCTTTTTGGGTTTTATTTGTTATGTTTGTGAATTGTGAGCATAATACATGATTAGATGAGCCAAATGTTTACAATAAGGTTAAATTcaagaaatagcaacgtactttcatatatttatttttgaaCTATGGTAGAATATCCtaatttcatttctttctattgcACAAAAATTTTTTGACTAGCATAATTGGGTGgatttttcaaagttaaattaTGTTTAATCTcgtaaaagaccttatattttgtgttttttccagATTAAACCTCGGATTTATTTTTTGACAGAAAAATACCTTGTACTTTTTCATTTTGCCGATCTGGAGTAGTCATTTTTTTCAAAGAATATTGTGAAGTGTGAGGGTTTTTCGAGAAAAAATGAAAAAGTTGAGGGCTTATTTGGAAGTAGTTAGAAGGTTGaggggtttttttttttcaaataaaaaagacaaagttgagggttttttcggaaaaaatgaaaaaaatacaaggtctttttcaggcaaaaaataaagttgaggtttaatctggtagaaatcacaaaatataaggtcttttataaGATTAACTCGTAAAATAACCTAATAAGTATAATTTGGGTAGATTTTTTCAAGATACAATATCTTCATaagatattttttttgaaaagtacaatgttataatacaaggtttttttttttttttggaaaaatgatGTTTAAAAGATATTTGAGAAAAAAACGACAGACTTGGAAAAAATAAGTGTAAAAAGTTGGGATTTAATTGCATTAAATAAATAAGAATCATGcatatgtaaaaaaataaaataaccttCATTTGCAATTCACGTCTTGATGTCCTTTTCTAGTTTTTTAAAAAAGTGGagtttttttattaaatgaaTGTAATTAATGTAGGAATATTATATTAGACACATTGATGGAAGCCCAGTAAGCTCAGAAGCAGAGCGAGAGCGTGTTATGCAATGTCTCGAAGCTGCAATCGAGAGGAGGACTTCTACTTCTGAggtattattttttttacacttaatacaaaaatcaatatttttaatattatttttttctaaCACAATTTAATTGTTTGTGGTTAACTTACTCAGGCGCTAGAGCTAGAACTACACACAGCAGATCGTATTGGGCTTCTATCCGATATAACAAGGATATTTAGGGAAAACAGTTTATGTATAAAAAGAGCCGAAATTTCAACAACCCAAGGTGGAAAAGTCAAAGACATATTTTACGTTACAGACATGACCGGAAATACCCCTGTTGACCAAAAAACCATTGATTCAATTCAAAAACAAATCGGTCAACAAGCGTCACTCCATGTTAGATGGAACTCTAACCAATCACCCGAACCACCACCCGAAGAAACACGAATGAGCTTTCTCTTTGGAAATCTCTTCAAAACCCGACCATTTCACACTCTTAAATTGGCCTAATCATAGT includes:
- the LOC111909716 gene encoding ACT domain-containing protein ACR6, yielding MEDEYAKLIRRMNPPRVTIDNNSSPDATVIQVESVNKHGILLEVVQVLSDLDLVITKAYISSDGGWFMDVFNVINPDGSKIKDEGVVNYIKKVLESDAFYVPSLTGSVGLKPSEDYTVIELAGIDRPGLLSEVSAVLTNLGCNVVNAEIWTHNARAAAVVHVTDEKTKTAVEDPKRLSTIKKLLCNVLKGNNDLKTGKMTLSTPGFTHRERRLHQIMFAERDYENVGRVEQEEKENRWRPQVSVLDCAEKDYTVITMRCRDRPKLLFDIICTLTDMQYVVFHGVVHTGKMEAYQEYYIRHIDGSPVSSEAERERVMQCLEAAIERRTSTSEALELELHTADRIGLLSDITRIFRENSLCIKRAEISTTQGGKVKDIFYVTDMTGNTPVDQKTIDSIQKQIGQQASLHVRWNSNQSPEPPPEETRMSFLFGNLFKTRPFHTLKLA